From a region of the Paenibacillus sp. R14(2021) genome:
- a CDS encoding sensor histidine kinase — MRIFQIFSFNSIRFKIISMTLLIVFFSLTVIGLYFYHSIGGILRTNADENLTRLLEQTNDNLESQLGLIETSMVSVISNPVINAYLENQPGRDSYSKLVAKSEIEEQMIYLLSNNYLWENNVLNSAMIVDASGDSYYVFKSYGHLNTQIARSLEVFHSSESRSEKTQVVNPTSKSPNLYFVKSIRSIVNYDYKGKIIFGIDESKITGLYTGISHYDNTLAYLTDADGSILAAADNYLLGRKLGADYAPFLNTTRFSQSTLDGTSYFVAAKKLDVYNWTSIIAIPQKQVLSHLSESFARFIPIASAILLFFLIAGYFFSSKATRPIIDMMKRIEAIRRGDYSGQIPAYKEMELNKLATVVNHMSEEIQYLITNVYESQLLIKESELKSLHAQMNPHFLFNVLETISWHARMGGHTEIYEMVTSLGYMLRTSLAGSGRQMTTVREELAYIDFYVLLQKKRFGEQLRVDTWIQDERILDSSLPKLSIQPIVENAIVHGLEPKVGEGLVSISIFEDDGQLVFVVEDNGVGFVPDQGNSGGEHNHIALYNVNRRIQLMYGSAYGVAIESEPGQGTEVTVRIPDDGRELDGKGAQAEGREAYVSGAYRG; from the coding sequence GTGAGAATCTTCCAGATCTTTTCGTTCAACAGCATCCGGTTCAAAATCATTTCCATGACGCTGCTCATCGTTTTTTTCTCGCTTACGGTCATCGGGCTGTACTTTTACCATTCCATCGGCGGCATTCTGAGAACCAATGCCGACGAGAACTTGACGCGTCTTCTCGAGCAGACCAATGACAACCTCGAATCCCAGCTCGGTCTCATCGAGACGTCGATGGTTTCGGTCATCTCCAACCCTGTCATCAACGCGTATCTCGAGAACCAGCCGGGACGGGACTCCTACTCCAAGCTCGTCGCGAAGTCGGAAATCGAAGAGCAGATGATCTACCTGCTCTCGAACAACTACCTTTGGGAGAATAACGTGCTGAATTCGGCCATGATCGTCGATGCGTCCGGCGACAGTTATTACGTGTTCAAGAGCTATGGGCATTTGAACACGCAGATTGCACGGAGTCTAGAGGTCTTCCACAGCTCAGAGAGCCGCTCCGAAAAGACGCAGGTCGTGAATCCTACCTCCAAGTCTCCGAATCTTTATTTCGTCAAAAGCATCCGCAGCATCGTGAATTACGATTATAAAGGAAAAATCATCTTCGGCATCGACGAATCCAAAATTACCGGTCTCTACACCGGCATCTCTCATTACGATAATACGCTGGCGTACTTGACGGACGCGGACGGCTCGATCCTTGCCGCAGCGGACAACTACCTGCTCGGCCGCAAGCTGGGAGCGGACTACGCGCCTTTCTTGAACACGACGCGGTTCAGCCAATCGACGCTGGACGGCACGTCCTATTTCGTCGCGGCCAAGAAGCTCGACGTCTACAACTGGACCTCGATTATCGCGATTCCGCAGAAGCAGGTGCTCTCTCATTTGTCGGAGTCCTTTGCCCGGTTTATTCCTATTGCGTCTGCCATTCTGCTATTCTTCTTAATTGCCGGCTATTTCTTCTCGTCGAAGGCGACGAGGCCGATCATTGATATGATGAAGCGGATCGAAGCGATTCGGCGGGGCGATTATTCCGGGCAAATTCCGGCTTACAAGGAGATGGAGCTGAACAAGCTCGCGACGGTGGTCAATCATATGTCGGAGGAAATCCAGTATTTGATTACGAACGTGTACGAGAGCCAGCTGCTGATCAAGGAATCTGAGCTGAAGTCGCTGCATGCGCAGATGAATCCGCATTTTCTGTTCAACGTGCTGGAGACGATCAGCTGGCACGCGAGAATGGGCGGCCATACGGAGATTTACGAGATGGTCACTTCGCTTGGGTACATGCTGCGGACGAGCCTTGCCGGGAGCGGCAGGCAAATGACGACGGTCCGCGAGGAGCTGGCGTATATTGACTTCTATGTCCTGCTGCAGAAGAAACGGTTCGGAGAACAGCTGCGCGTCGATACCTGGATTCAAGACGAGCGGATCCTGGACAGTTCGCTACCCAAACTCAGCATTCAGCCGATCGTCGAGAACGCCATCGTCCACGGGCTCGAACCGAAGGTTGGCGAAGGGCTAGTCAGTATCTCGATTTTCGAGGACGACGGGCAATTGGTCTTCGTCGTGGAGGATAATGGTGTCGGCTTCGTGCCGGATCAAGGCAATTCCGGCGGCGAACATAATCATATCGCGCTTTACAACGTGAATCGCAGAATTCAATTGATGTATGGCAGCGCTTACGGCGTCGCCATAGAGAGCGAGCCGGGACAAGGAACCGAAGTGACGGTCCGGATTCCGGACGACGGGCGGGAACTGGACGGGAAGGGCGCTCAAGCGGAGGGGAGAGAAGCTTATGTATCGGGTGCTTATCGTGGATGA
- a CDS encoding response regulator, translating into MYRVLIVDDEPIIRSGLVHFIDWKQYGCEIAGQAGDGLMAQEQVARLLPDIVITDIKMPGADGMELSRFLSVQHPAVKIIMLTGHADFSYALSAIQYGVVDFLLKPTTNEQVIRAIGKATGLLDKEREADQRLALVREKFFQDMVYGILADRQAILEKSEEYRIGFQSFSLGLIEVHALEGAGNHAAIKSVERVILHAVQAYPACAFAIGSDKIGIAAGAEPAQLAEAFAGLNGSVGSLLGFRMSIGISGSHPRLDGIHPAYKEALAALAAGAENEAVITCFRGEMNDREESSQWQVQSFFERIAALLTDNRLDDALHNIHETFESKRVFKRSLETCKLAGIKLSLLLRDASQQSVSDMHDRIIACETVDEVAAALAAYVKKTAIPTASAKGGAVIGKIYAHIQDRYHEDISLQSIADAVYLNSSYLSKLFHKETGETITEAVTRIRMTKAQELLAHSNIRTNEIAERVGLDNPAYFSYLFKKRFGCTPKHYRESLRQ; encoded by the coding sequence ATGTATCGGGTGCTTATCGTGGATGACGAACCGATTATCAGGTCGGGCTTGGTTCACTTTATCGATTGGAAGCAGTACGGCTGCGAAATTGCCGGACAAGCGGGCGACGGTCTCATGGCACAAGAGCAGGTCGCGCGTCTGCTGCCGGATATCGTCATCACGGATATCAAAATGCCGGGTGCCGACGGGATGGAGTTGTCTCGTTTTCTGAGCGTGCAGCACCCGGCTGTCAAAATCATCATGCTGACGGGCCACGCCGATTTCAGCTATGCGCTGTCCGCGATTCAATACGGCGTCGTCGACTTCCTGCTTAAGCCGACGACAAACGAACAGGTCATACGCGCCATCGGCAAAGCAACGGGATTGCTCGATAAGGAACGCGAAGCGGATCAACGGCTTGCGCTCGTGCGCGAGAAGTTTTTTCAAGACATGGTGTACGGCATTCTGGCGGACCGGCAAGCGATTCTTGAGAAGAGCGAGGAGTATCGAATCGGATTCCAGTCGTTCTCGCTCGGTTTGATCGAGGTGCATGCCTTAGAGGGAGCGGGAAACCACGCAGCGATAAAATCGGTCGAACGTGTGATCCTGCATGCCGTCCAAGCCTATCCTGCCTGCGCGTTCGCGATTGGAAGCGACAAGATCGGCATCGCAGCGGGAGCCGAGCCGGCTCAGCTCGCCGAAGCGTTTGCCGGCTTGAACGGATCCGTCGGAAGCCTGCTAGGCTTCAGGATGTCGATCGGCATCAGCGGCTCGCATCCTCGGCTCGACGGTATTCATCCCGCTTACAAGGAAGCGTTGGCGGCATTAGCGGCCGGTGCCGAGAACGAGGCTGTGATTACTTGTTTCCGGGGAGAGATGAATGATCGGGAAGAGTCTTCCCAGTGGCAGGTCCAGTCGTTCTTCGAGCGGATTGCTGCGCTGCTCACGGACAACCGGCTCGACGACGCGCTTCACAACATCCATGAAACATTCGAGTCGAAACGCGTGTTCAAGCGATCGCTCGAGACCTGCAAGCTCGCCGGGATCAAGCTCAGTCTACTGCTGCGCGATGCTTCGCAGCAATCGGTGAGCGACATGCATGACCGGATCATCGCCTGCGAAACGGTCGACGAGGTGGCGGCTGCACTCGCTGCGTATGTCAAGAAAACGGCCATTCCAACCGCTTCCGCGAAGGGCGGCGCCGTCATCGGCAAAATCTACGCGCATATTCAAGATCGTTATCACGAAGACATCTCGCTGCAGTCGATCGCGGACGCAGTCTACCTTAACAGCAGCTATCTGAGCAAGCTGTTTCACAAGGAAACGGGAGAGACGATCACGGAAGCCGTTACGCGGATCAGAATGACGAAGGCCCAAGAGCTGCTGGCCCATTCGAATATCCGCACGAACGAAATTGCCGAGCGCGTGGGCTTGGATAATCCCGCCTACTTCTCGTATCTATTCAAGAAACGGTTCGGCTGCACGCCGAAGCATTACCGGGAATCGCTGCGCCAGTAG
- a CDS encoding M81 family metallopeptidase: MRIAVAGMMHETNTFTSLRTGLADFTLAEGSGVYAVERWRGTVFDGVLRTLADLSAEVLPVYFARALPSGLVEAAAFEAIIGRIASGIAACGPIDGICLALHGSMCAEGYDDAEGELLGRIREIAGADMPIVCALDMHATITAAMMEQANAFAAYRTAPHIDEFDTGRRAAAMLHESITTGIRLANAWLPIPVLLAGEQSETGVQPMQDLMEALRREDLEPGVRSASYLLGFPWADSPFGGCAAVVSGRADELSQLHESAKRLADMFWGRRHDFAFSTEAATLEEAIDRAVQEPNKPVILSDSGDNPTAGASQDVALIVQTLIERGVQHALVAAIYDPGAVLTCTASGVGEEAHLMLGRLHPDEASPSPLPLAVTVMQLGTVMAVNYAVVQTADGGVTVVLCDKRTAVYDPGILEQLGLILASYDIIAVKSGYLSPAYKALAARTILALTPGDTNERLAELPYERLPRPIYPLDSM; the protein is encoded by the coding sequence ATGAGAATCGCCGTTGCCGGCATGATGCACGAAACCAACACCTTCACCTCGCTCCGCACCGGCTTGGCCGACTTCACCCTTGCCGAAGGCAGCGGAGTCTATGCGGTCGAACGCTGGAGGGGAACCGTATTCGACGGCGTCCTTCGTACGCTTGCGGACTTGAGCGCAGAGGTGCTGCCCGTTTATTTCGCCCGCGCCCTGCCTTCCGGTCTCGTGGAGGCCGCGGCGTTCGAAGCCATAATTGGCCGAATTGCATCAGGTATCGCCGCTTGCGGGCCGATCGACGGCATTTGCTTAGCGCTGCATGGTTCCATGTGTGCGGAAGGTTACGATGATGCTGAAGGCGAATTGCTGGGGAGAATAAGGGAAATCGCAGGCGCGGATATGCCTATCGTTTGCGCGCTTGATATGCACGCGACGATCACGGCGGCCATGATGGAGCAGGCGAATGCCTTCGCCGCCTACCGCACTGCGCCACATATCGATGAGTTCGATACAGGCCGTAGAGCTGCAGCGATGCTGCATGAATCCATTACAACGGGGATTCGCCTTGCCAATGCATGGCTTCCTATTCCCGTTCTGCTCGCAGGAGAGCAGTCGGAGACGGGCGTTCAACCTATGCAGGATCTCATGGAGGCGCTTCGCCGCGAGGATCTTGAGCCCGGCGTGCGCAGTGCATCCTATCTGCTCGGCTTCCCCTGGGCGGATTCGCCCTTCGGCGGCTGCGCGGCCGTCGTCAGCGGACGTGCTGACGAGCTGTCGCAGCTTCACGAGTCGGCGAAGCGGCTCGCAGACATGTTCTGGGGCAGGCGCCATGACTTTGCCTTCTCGACCGAGGCGGCGACGCTCGAGGAAGCGATCGACCGCGCCGTACAGGAACCGAACAAGCCGGTTATCCTCTCGGATTCCGGCGATAATCCGACGGCAGGCGCGTCGCAGGATGTCGCGCTGATCGTCCAAACATTAATCGAGCGGGGCGTGCAGCATGCGCTGGTTGCCGCGATTTATGACCCCGGCGCCGTGCTGACCTGCACGGCGTCAGGCGTAGGTGAAGAAGCGCATCTAATGCTTGGCAGGCTTCATCCGGATGAAGCCTCGCCTTCGCCGCTGCCGCTCGCGGTCACGGTCATGCAGCTCGGAACCGTTATGGCGGTGAATTACGCCGTCGTCCAAACCGCCGACGGCGGCGTAACCGTCGTCCTCTGCGATAAACGCACCGCCGTCTATGATCCAGGTATTCTCGAGCAGCTTGGTCTTATCCTCGCATCCTACGACATCATCGCGGTGAAGAGCGGCTACTTAAGCCCTGCTTACAAAGCACTTGCCGCCAGAACCATCCTGGCGCTGACGCCGGGTGACACCAACGAACGGCTGGCGGAGCTGCCGTACGAACGGCTTCCGCGCCCGATCTATCCGCTGGATTCGATGTGA
- a CDS encoding glucosamine-6-phosphate deaminase, with the protein MNILIQPLSEIGPYIADRVVRVAAAKPQALFAWTTGNTPLRTGIYQELIAREAQGQLDLSSSWFVNPDEQLGIPQAHEESYYTYMKRHFFDHIRHAEDRRFIPDGMTLDPLAECERMEQFIEAHGGIDYQLIGLGMNGHICFIEPAPALPARSFVTEIAEVNRELYAPLFGGVLADVPKQAITFGWGTVMKTRQISLVAVGAEKSDMIARALTGPITTEVPASLLQLHPNAEVVLDEAAAAGLLRAEEELTKRGISSGLKWERMQ; encoded by the coding sequence ATGAACATTCTTATCCAGCCGCTCAGCGAGATCGGACCGTACATCGCCGATCGCGTGGTGCGCGTTGCAGCCGCGAAGCCGCAGGCGCTGTTTGCCTGGACGACCGGCAATACGCCGCTTCGGACCGGGATCTACCAGGAGCTCATCGCGCGCGAAGCGCAGGGACAGCTCGATTTATCCTCCAGCTGGTTCGTGAATCCGGACGAGCAGCTCGGCATTCCGCAAGCGCATGAGGAGAGCTATTACACGTATATGAAGCGTCATTTCTTCGATCATATCCGCCACGCGGAAGACAGGCGTTTCATCCCGGACGGCATGACCCTTGACCCCCTTGCAGAATGCGAACGCATGGAGCAATTCATCGAGGCGCACGGCGGAATCGACTATCAGCTGATCGGCCTTGGCATGAACGGGCATATCTGCTTCATCGAGCCCGCGCCCGCCCTTCCGGCGCGCAGCTTCGTGACGGAGATCGCAGAGGTGAACCGGGAGCTGTATGCGCCGTTATTCGGCGGCGTGCTGGCCGATGTGCCGAAGCAAGCCATTACCTTCGGCTGGGGAACGGTCATGAAGACCAGACAGATCAGCTTGGTCGCCGTAGGCGCAGAGAAGTCGGACATGATTGCCCGCGCGCTGACGGGACCGATCACGACCGAGGTGCCCGCGAGCCTGCTGCAGCTGCACCCGAACGCCGAGGTTGTGCTGGACGAAGCCGCTGCCGCAGGCTTGCTGCGGGCGGAAGAGGAGTTGACTAAGCGGGGAATTTCCTCCGGCCTGAAGTGGGAGCGGATGCAATGA
- the hflX gene encoding GTPase HflX, whose translation MEQVNNRAVVVGVNLNDRADFAYSMEELRNLADACNIEVVGELTQKMPKINGPHYLGSGKIEELSALVEGVDASTVIFNDELSPSQLRNLESALQKKVMDRTLLILDIFSERAQTREAQLQVEVAKLQYMLPRLTGLRESLGRQGGGSGMKNKGTGETKLELDRRRIEERISALQAELEKLVSRRQVQRKQRQKTGVPVICLVGYTNAGKSSLMNAILSRYMPDSSKQVLAKDMLFATLETSVRSIELPDNKSFLLTDTVGFVSQLPHHLIKAFRSTLEEVAEADLLVQVVDYANLEYERLIEVTNDTLRELGAGHIPMIYAYNKTDLTGERYPRTDEDKVYLSVKENQGLEELVALVRDRIFQDYVQVEVVIPFSEGRLIAFFNANGNVQATSYEENGTRLTMECKRVDYEKYQHLFVEPQPAEQ comes from the coding sequence ATGGAACAAGTGAACAATAGAGCCGTTGTTGTCGGCGTGAATTTGAATGACCGTGCAGATTTTGCCTACTCGATGGAGGAGCTCCGCAATTTGGCGGATGCCTGCAATATCGAGGTTGTCGGCGAGCTGACCCAGAAGATGCCGAAGATCAACGGCCCGCATTACCTTGGCAGCGGCAAGATTGAGGAATTGTCAGCGCTCGTGGAGGGCGTGGATGCCTCGACCGTTATTTTCAACGACGAGCTGTCACCTTCGCAGCTCCGCAATCTGGAGAGCGCGCTGCAGAAGAAGGTCATGGACCGGACGCTGCTCATTCTCGATATCTTCTCCGAACGGGCGCAGACGCGCGAAGCCCAGCTGCAGGTGGAGGTTGCGAAGCTGCAGTATATGCTTCCGCGGCTCACCGGCCTGCGTGAATCGCTGGGTCGTCAGGGCGGCGGCTCCGGCATGAAGAACAAGGGGACGGGCGAGACGAAGCTGGAGCTTGACCGCCGCCGCATCGAAGAGCGCATCTCGGCCCTGCAGGCCGAGCTCGAGAAGCTCGTCTCGCGGCGCCAAGTGCAGCGCAAGCAGCGCCAGAAAACCGGCGTGCCCGTCATCTGTCTCGTCGGGTACACCAATGCAGGCAAATCAAGCCTCATGAACGCGATTCTAAGCCGCTATATGCCGGATTCCAGCAAGCAGGTGCTGGCCAAAGACATGTTGTTCGCGACGCTGGAGACATCGGTCCGCAGCATCGAGCTGCCGGATAACAAATCGTTCCTGCTCACGGATACGGTCGGCTTCGTCAGCCAGCTGCCGCATCATTTGATTAAGGCGTTCCGCTCGACGCTGGAGGAGGTGGCTGAGGCCGACCTGCTCGTGCAGGTCGTCGATTACGCCAACCTGGAATACGAGCGGCTCATCGAGGTGACCAATGACACGCTCAGGGAGCTCGGGGCCGGTCATATCCCCATGATTTACGCGTATAACAAGACCGATCTCACCGGCGAGCGTTATCCGCGGACGGACGAGGATAAGGTCTATCTCTCCGTCAAGGAGAATCAAGGGCTGGAAGAGCTGGTTGCGCTCGTGCGGGATCGGATCTTCCAGGATTACGTGCAGGTCGAGGTCGTCATTCCATTCTCGGAAGGCCGCTTGATCGCCTTCTTCAACGCGAATGGAAACGTGCAGGCTACGAGCTATGAGGAGAACGGGACCCGGCTGACGATGGAGTGCAAGCGGGTCGATTATGAGAAATACCAGCATTTATTTGTCGAGCCGCAGCCTGCGGAGCAGTAA
- a CDS encoding DNA-primase RepB domain-containing protein has translation MEQRLILHASRMGQRSRQFRHFIKKLGCKRKQTLHFTLVHDTMARKPVLPTSQSKTRAMTLHKPMKKLERRLSRITLLTRTKQKVPLLRKNDEGYAVFMTVNYREQARGDFQAVRAHFIDVDLNKISEMLPTREEAEQRLQELQADPVEQIESVTVTRTKQGRYRLLAQRGKRRVRQLKQKFLAKHRKLIRGAMIVETKNGFHIYWTIRNGSISRFVSIQQALARKFNSDPKITDLTRVMRVPGFYHRKNPASPYLVRVKRWGRKQSFTQPELIRKLGLSL, from the coding sequence ATGGAGCAGCGTTTGATTCTTCACGCCAGCCGCATGGGACAGCGATCCCGTCAATTTCGGCATTTTATCAAGAAGCTTGGCTGCAAGCGAAAGCAGACCTTGCATTTCACGCTCGTCCATGACACGATGGCGCGCAAGCCCGTCCTGCCCACCTCACAGAGCAAGACGCGGGCGATGACGCTGCATAAGCCGATGAAGAAGCTCGAGCGCCGGCTGTCGCGGATTACGCTGCTGACCCGCACGAAGCAGAAGGTGCCGCTGCTGCGCAAGAACGACGAGGGCTATGCGGTGTTCATGACCGTCAATTACCGGGAGCAGGCGCGCGGTGACTTCCAGGCGGTACGCGCTCATTTCATCGATGTCGATCTCAACAAAATCTCCGAAATGCTGCCGACGCGCGAGGAAGCGGAGCAGCGCTTGCAGGAGCTGCAAGCCGACCCCGTGGAGCAGATCGAATCCGTCACCGTGACACGCACGAAGCAAGGGCGCTATCGGCTGCTCGCCCAGCGCGGCAAACGGAGAGTGCGGCAGCTCAAACAGAAGTTTCTTGCCAAGCACCGGAAGCTCATCCGCGGCGCGATGATCGTCGAGACCAAGAACGGCTTCCACATCTACTGGACCATCCGAAACGGATCGATCAGCCGGTTCGTTTCCATTCAACAAGCGCTCGCCCGCAAGTTTAACTCCGATCCCAAAATCACGGACCTCACCCGCGTCATGCGCGTACCCGGCTTCTATCATCGGAAGAATCCGGCAAGCCCTTATCTTGTTCGCGTCAAGCGCTGGGGGCGGAAGCAGTCGTTTACGCAGCCCGAGCTCATCCGGAAATTAGGGTTATCCTTATGA
- a CDS encoding sensor histidine kinase, with the protein MRFRKIYRNYIQNNLFVKVILVFAIIINLTIITLSYLLFNIMSASIVNNELNNQKQAMERVNRYMEQKYEWVQNTVQDIYRNGMLSSNASFFLRHSYNDYAQYMLDQDYAVGNASAVDILSYLESRMDADPDIQNILLYSPELQQMYAFNLNGPRRLYSTNSARSYIPEIMAAEGPVAATPNFWIRKLIGQWNTQLYSMRSQVNDKNTLKNIGQLLVYFDAGMVNRSLDQKRSPLTGTILVLTPDGQVLSDSSNHYYGKVFPYMKQVGSLKETVLLDEPSYLFTLTQNKAGFIVVGIAPKSEVAKAYAGLQRTIILISSVCILVAVIIPSLVIFNIARRTNRIVHFMRKVEGGDLNARLQDAREDELGQISHSFNDMLDELGRHIDREYKAELRLKQTELAALQARVNPHFLYNTLEVIRMRAVSQGAVDVGAMIYSLAALFRNTVSLQTEITLGEELEMCRLYLELFRIRYKDKFTYAIHCEQELLSIPVSKLLLQPIVENYIVHGMESRRKDNRLTIEAVQENGLILVRVRDNGKGIEPDKLGHIMHRLKLPEAEGRESFGLRSVHERIRLIHGPAHGLSMESLPGRGTTVTVSWPAAEMREDTGDV; encoded by the coding sequence TTGAGATTTCGCAAGATTTACAGGAACTACATTCAGAATAACCTGTTCGTCAAAGTCATCCTTGTGTTTGCGATTATTATCAATCTGACTATTATTACGCTCTCGTATCTGCTCTTTAATATCATGTCGGCTTCCATTGTCAATAATGAGCTGAACAACCAGAAGCAGGCGATGGAGCGGGTCAATCGCTATATGGAACAGAAGTATGAATGGGTACAGAACACGGTGCAGGATATCTACCGGAACGGCATGCTTTCCAGCAATGCGTCTTTTTTTCTAAGACATTCGTACAACGATTACGCACAGTACATGCTGGATCAGGATTACGCGGTGGGCAACGCAAGCGCGGTGGATATTCTAAGCTACCTGGAGAGCCGGATGGATGCCGACCCCGATATCCAGAATATATTGCTCTACAGCCCAGAGCTGCAGCAGATGTACGCCTTTAACCTGAACGGCCCGCGCAGGCTCTATTCGACGAATTCGGCCCGCTCGTATATTCCCGAGATTATGGCGGCGGAGGGGCCGGTAGCGGCGACACCGAACTTCTGGATTCGGAAGCTGATCGGCCAGTGGAACACGCAGCTCTATTCCATGCGCAGCCAGGTGAACGATAAGAATACATTGAAGAATATCGGGCAGCTGCTCGTTTATTTCGACGCCGGCATGGTGAACCGCTCGCTCGATCAGAAGCGTTCGCCCCTGACAGGGACCATTCTGGTGCTGACGCCGGACGGACAGGTTTTGTCCGATTCCTCCAACCATTATTATGGCAAAGTATTTCCTTATATGAAGCAGGTCGGCTCGCTCAAGGAGACTGTCCTGCTGGACGAGCCTTCGTATCTCTTTACGCTGACGCAGAACAAAGCAGGGTTCATCGTCGTGGGCATAGCCCCGAAGAGTGAAGTCGCCAAAGCCTATGCAGGGCTGCAGCGAACAATCATCCTGATCAGCTCGGTATGCATTCTCGTTGCGGTCATTATTCCGTCCCTTGTCATCTTCAATATCGCGCGGAGGACGAACCGGATCGTGCATTTCATGCGGAAGGTGGAAGGCGGCGATCTGAATGCCCGTCTGCAGGACGCCAGAGAGGACGAGCTCGGCCAAATCTCGCACAGCTTCAACGATATGCTGGATGAGCTCGGCCGGCATATCGACCGGGAATATAAGGCAGAGCTGCGTCTGAAGCAGACGGAGCTCGCCGCGCTGCAGGCGAGAGTCAATCCGCATTTTCTCTATAATACGCTGGAGGTTATCCGCATGCGGGCAGTGTCCCAGGGGGCGGTCGACGTCGGCGCTATGATCTACAGCCTGGCCGCGTTGTTTCGCAATACGGTCAGTCTTCAAACGGAGATCACGCTCGGCGAGGAGCTTGAGATGTGCAGACTGTACTTGGAGCTGTTCCGCATCCGCTATAAGGACAAGTTCACGTATGCCATCCACTGCGAGCAGGAGCTGTTGTCGATTCCCGTATCGAAGCTGCTCTTGCAGCCGATCGTGGAGAACTACATCGTCCACGGCATGGAGTCGAGGCGCAAGGATAATCGGCTGACAATCGAGGCCGTCCAAGAGAACGGCTTGATTCTCGTTCGCGTGCGCGACAACGGCAAAGGCATTGAACCGGATAAACTTGGGCATATCATGCATAGATTAAAGCTGCCGGAAGCTGAGGGACGCGAATCCTTCGGACTGCGCAGCGTGCATGAACGAATCAGGCTCATACATGGGCCAGCCCACGGGCTGAGCATGGAGAGCCTGCCTGGGAGAGGAACCACGGTGACCGTCAGCTGGCCGGCCGCGGAGATGAGGGAGGATACTGGCGATGTATAA